The Flammeovirga yaeyamensis genome segment ATATTCAATGGTCTTATTAATGATCATTTAGGTATTGCACCAAATCAAACAGATGTACAACTGAGACTAAAAGATGGTACTTACAAATGGTTCCATGTTTCAGGAGCAGTAAAACATAATGAAAATGGTAAAGCTGTTCGATTTGCGGGAGCGATTAATGATATTTCTTCTAATGTAGACTTAAAAGTATCCCAAGAATTATTATCTCTTAGAGAAGCGAACTTAAAAGCTTTCCTAGATGTAACACAAGATTTTGTCATCGCTATCGATACAAAAATGATGGTTACTCTAGCCAACAATGCGATCAAGGAAGCATTAAAAACTAGAGGTTTAGATATCATTGAAGGAGAAACAGTGATCTTGGATATGGTACGACCAGAAAACAGGGATCATTATCATAAAAACATTAGAAGAGTATTGGACGGAGAAGTATTTAATGATGAGATGAGTTTCCAATTCGGAAATTTAAAACGCATCATGGATACGAGATACTACCCAATTATATCAGACGATAATCAAATTGTTGGTGCAACAGTAATGTTCCATGATATTACCAATCGTAAGCAAAGAGAAATAGATCTTATCGAGTCAAGAAGACAAATGAAAGCTATTTTTGATACTTACGATGCAGAGGTGTACATGAAAGATCTTGATGGTAAGTATATCATGGCCGATCAGACATTTATATCTTCATTGGATGTTGACTTTGATATTATCGGTAAAACCGATGTAGAAATCTATGGTCCTGAAAAAGGAGAAGAAATTTGGGAACTGGATGAGGCTATTTCTGAACAAGAAACAGAAATTTCTTATTTAGACACAAGAGAGGATGGTAGCAAATTCAAATGTGTAAAATTCCCTATGGTGAATTCTTCGGGTAAGGTATATGCTATTTGTAGTATTGCTTCCAAATTAGAATTTGAGGGTGAATTGGATAGTGGTGTTGATAAAGTACCTAACCCAGTAATCTATAGAAGTGGCAGTAATCCAAAAGAAATAGTGCATCAAAGTGGAACTTGGAAAAATTACTTTGGTGAAGATATTTCTTTAGATAGATATATATCAGAAAAGGATCAGGATCGATATGATAATGCCATCGCAGTTATCACTGATGCTGTAAATCAAGGGAAAGCCTATTACGAGACATATGTGGTTACTTTGGATAATGGAAATAAATTATTGATGTTGGAAAAAGGAAATGCCGTAGAAAGAGATTACGATGGAGAAAAGGTAATAGTTTCTTCTCTAATTAATCTGACTCCATTACGTCCTAATCATGCATAAATCGATAATTTAATTACCTTTGCATCACTTTAATTTAATTATTCAAAAATTATTGATATGAAAGCGATCATTAAAACAGATAAAGGAGATATGAAAGTAGATTTCTACTTAAACGATGCTCCTAATACAGTGGCTAACTTCGTAGACCTTGCAGAACACAACTACTACGATGGTTTAACTTTCCACAGAGTGATCCCTAACTTCGTAATCCAAGGTGGATGTCCTGACGGTACTGGTGCTGGTGGACCTGGTTACAGAATTGCATGTGAATTGGATGGCGACAACCAATACCATGACCGTGGTGTTTTATCTATGGCTCACGCTGGTAGAAACACAGGTGGTTCACAATTCTTTATTTGCCACAGCCGTGCACAAACTTCTCACCTAGACCGTAACCATACTTGTTTTGGTAAAGTAATCGAAGGTGTTGAAGTAGTAGATGATATTCGTCCAAACGATAAAATCGTATCTGTTCAGATTATCAGAGAAGAAGGTGATCCTGAATTAGGTGAGGTGAAAAAATTATAATTTCTAATTTAGAAATAGTAACTTTAAAAAAGCAATTAATGTAAATGCATTAATTGCTTTTTTATTTTTATACAAACTTTACTTTTTAAAACTACTTCAATTAAAAATGAAACATCAAAAAACTATTACAACGGTACTAGGGTACCTTTTATTCATCACAACTTCTGTTTTTGGCCAAGAAAAAATGTATCTCAACAAATGGAAGGCTGAATGTCAGAAGAGCGAAGCTGAATTTTATCAAACTATTGAGAATGTAGGTACTGAAACTCCATTATATCAAATAAAAACATTTTCAATTGATGGAGTATTACTAACAAATGGACTCAAAGAAGATGTAAAAAAAGGAAGGTACATCAACGAGTTTAAAGAGTACTAT includes the following:
- a CDS encoding peptidylprolyl isomerase, encoding MKAIIKTDKGDMKVDFYLNDAPNTVANFVDLAEHNYYDGLTFHRVIPNFVIQGGCPDGTGAGGPGYRIACELDGDNQYHDRGVLSMAHAGRNTGGSQFFICHSRAQTSHLDRNHTCFGKVIEGVEVVDDIRPNDKIVSVQIIREEGDPELGEVKKL